In Fervidobacterium sp., the sequence GTTAAAAAATATTAGTTTAACAACGGTTTACAGAGCATTAGACTACCTTCAAAAAGAAGGTCGAATAAAATATATCGTTATCAATGATTTCAAGTACTATTACTCAACCGAAGTGCATCAACACTTTTTTCAATGTATTAAATGCAAGAAGCTTTTTACGCTAAACGCCTGCTTTATACAGCCTTACGAGCAGTACATAGAAGACAACATGGGGTTCAAAATAACTGAACATCTTGTCTTTTTTTCAGGCATCTGCAAAAATTGCCAAAGGGAGGAGCAAAAATGAAAAGTATTTTTCTGGCATTTTTGTTATTTGGATGTATTCTTGTATTTCCAAAGGACATTGTTACAACGTTAAATCCATATTATCTAATAACAAAAGAACTTGTACAAGACAAACTAAATGTTATCTTGCTTATTAAGTCGGCAGTTGACCCTCATGACTATAGCCCGACAGTTAATGATGTTAAAATTTTATCAAATGCATCGTTGATATTAGCAAACGGATTAGAACTTGATAACAGGTATTTGAAAAACCACAAACGCGTGATTTACTTAGGTGAGCAAATCCCGGTTACAGAGCTTTTTGAAGGTAAAGCCAGTGAAGGTAAATACAATCCACACGTATGGTTATCGTTGGACTTTTTGATAAAATACATTGTACCAACAATAACCGAGAGCGTATCTAAAGTTGACTCATCCAATAAGGAATTTTATGAAAATAACGCACGAAAACTTATCTCTTCACTAAGAGAGGTCTCCAGAAAGTTTGATAGTTTGTTAAAAGGTTGTGATGGAACAGTTGTGGTTGTTGACCATCCCACGTTCGCGTATCTTTTCAAACGGTATGGTATAATGACACTTTCGATTGAAGAGGGACACGGAAAACAACCATCAATAAAACATATAAAAGATATCATTGAAACTGCCAAGAAAAATAGGTTGCTTGGAGTTTTTGTCGATCCACAATTCGATACATCCACAATCTCTATGATAATCAAAGAGCTGAATATAAAACCAAAAAGATTAGATTCACTTGGTTTTTCAACAAAAGTAAAAAGTATAACAGAGTTTTTCGAAAATATATATCTTGTACTTAAAGAAGCCATTCAAAGAAAGTGAGACGATAACATGGATTGGGTGATACGAGTCAAAAACTTGAGTGTCAAATTGGGTGAGACAAACGTATTAAATAACGTATCTTTTGAAGTTAAAAAAGGTGAATTCACTGGTATTATAGGTCCCAATGGTGCCGGTAAAACTACGTTAATTAAAGCTTTACTAAAGCAGATCCCATTTACTGGTGAGGTAAAGATAAACGGGAAAATTGGTTATGTACCCCAGCTTTCAACCTTTAACAGGGAATTTCCACTTTCTGTGTACGAATTTGTGAAACTTCCAATAATGAAGGAGAAAAACTGGCGGCAACAAGTAGATATTTTACTTCGAAAAGTTGGGTTAGAAGGTTTTGGTGAAAAACTTGTGGGTAAACTATCCGGTGGTGAGTACCAGCGTATCTCGCTTGCAAGGGCACTAATCAACAAACCTGATGTTTTGATACTGGACGAACCTGAATCTGGAATAGACGAAATGGGAAAAGCGAGATTTTACGATCTTCTCAATGAACTTAGAGTCGAAAAAGGTATAACAATACTCATGGTAAGTCATGATATAGGAATGATATTCGAAAAATGTACTAACATCATGTGTCTTAACAAAACACTTCATTGTCATGGACCAACTAAGGAAATAGAACCTTTGCAAGTGAAAAAAATTTTCGGCGAGTTTGATATATGGATTAGGTCAGAAAATCACTTTGAAATCGAACGCAAACAAATCGAGAAAGAGTGATAGCATGGAATTCATAAAAGATATCATTCAGTACGAATTTCTACGCGTTTCGCTTGTATCTACCATACTTACTTCTGCAATCACTTCTTTCATTTCACCGATAATTGTTTACAAGAAAATGGAATTCATCGGTGATGGACTTGCTCATGCAATATTTGCGGGTGTTGCATTTGCTGTAATATTTCAATTTAACATCTTCTTTGGAGCAATATTGGCAACAATTGTATTCGCGTTTCTGACTTACAAAATAAGCCAATCGTACAAATTATCCGAAAGTACAATTATAGGAATTCTATTACCTGTCTTTATGTCCATAGGTACCGTACTATTTTCAAAAGCAAACAAGTACACATCCGATTTACTTTCATATCTTTTTGGAAATCTATTGATGATTTCAGTCAACGATTTGTACTTTTTAATTGCAATAACCATATTTACAATAATATTTATAACAAGCAAAACATACGAAATATCTTACTGGATAAGTGATGAATCAATGGCAGAATTTTACGGAATAAACACGAAAAAAATAAAGCTACTAACACTTATTAACATCTCATTTGCTGTAGTTGCTGCACTTAAAATAGCTGGTGTGGTTGTTATGGGTGCATTTCTTGTACTTCCAGGTGTCTTTGCAAAGAAAAACGCAAAATCCCTCATACATGCTGTTTATAAAGGATTGTTGTTTAACATGACTTGTTCTATCGTAGGTTTTATTGTATCATATTACCTCAACATACCTCCAGGTCCAAGCATAGTACTTATCTCATTCACAATTCTTGTCCTTACATCTTTACATTTTGGAGAAGTCATAAAGACTTCTTGAGTGTATTGTAAGTCAAATGCCAAATTACAATACATCTGTTGGCTGTGTTGTTGCAGATGTTTTGTCTCCCGATAAAAATGGTGTGACAATAATAACTCAATCAAAAACGACCTTGAAGATAAAAAAGGTAGCAGGGGGGATAATAAAGATAATGATAGAGAACAGTGAAGTGATTTACATAATAGAGCGAAAGGCAGAAAAAAGCGAGAAAGAAGTATTTGGACAGATAAATGAAATTTGGCGATTTAATAATAATAATAATCGACATTATCATTTTTTAGCATATCGTATGAATAAAAAAATACTGCGGAATATTTTTCCGCAGTATTTTTTTATTCGTTTTACAAAAGCGTAGCTATTAAAACTGCCTTAATCGTATGTTTTCTATTTTCCGCTTCATCCCAAACTCTTGATTGTTTTCCTTCGATTACTTCAAATGTTACTTCTTCGCCTTTAACGGCTGGCAAGCAGTGCATGAATATTGTTTCTGGTTTTCCTGTTTTCTTCATCAATGCTTCGTTTACTTGATATGGCTGTAGTAATTTTCTTCTTTCGGCTGCTTTATCTTCTTCTCCCATTGATGCCCACACATCTGTGTAAATGACATCAGCATCTTTAACGGCTTCCTCTGGATTGTCTGTAAATTCTATTTTTGCCCCGCTCTCAGCTGCAAATTTCATGCATTCATCCACTAACCATTTCTCTGGTCTTAGTGTTTCCGGTGAGCAGATTACATAGTGCATTCCCATCTTTGCTGCACCAACCATGAGTGAGTTTGCCATATTGTTTCTTCCATCACCCATAAATACCATTTTTATACCTTTGAGTTTTCCAAATTCTTCTTCTATAGTCTGTAAGTCAGCCAATACTTGTGTGGGGTGGAAAAGATCTGTTAAGCCATTATAAACAGGTACGCCTGAGTATTTTGCTAAGAGCTCTACAGTTTCCTGCTTAAATCCTCTAAACTCAATAGCGTCCACCATTCTACCAAGTACTCTTGCGGTATCTTCAACGGACTCCTTGGCACCAAGCTGTATGTCTTGAATTGACAAGAATATTGGATGGCCGCCTTCTTCAGCAAAGGCCGTTTCAAATGCAAGTCTCGTCCTTGTTGATCTTTTTTCGAAAATCAGCGCGAGGGTTTTGCCAACAAACCTTTGATGCCTTATACCAGCCCTACTTTCCGCTTTCACTTGCTTTGCAATGTCAAGAAGATACCTAATTTCTTCGGGTGTGTTATCCATAAGAGAAAGAAGTGAGCGACCTTTCATATTTACACCCATGTTTTGTTCCTCCTTATTTTGATTTTGCGAGACACAAAGAATATACATTTCCTAGAAGAAATTTTCAACTGCAGAATACAACAGCATACGTTCGTATAATGAAGCATACGGAAAAGTTCTAAAAAATTTTTTCCAAAATGCAAGGGAACAAACCAGATAAACACAAGAACACTAAAAAGTGTAACCAACGGAGAATTCTATACCCTCAACTTTTGTGCTGTCTATAAGATAGAAGCTAAAAAGTCCAGAGTTTACAAACACGGAACCTAAGTAATATTTTGCACCTATTCTAACTATGCTTGTGATTTTATCAAACCCGAAGTCTACAATCGGCACAAGCATTCCACCCATACCATAAAGTGAAATAGTACCAATATCAACTTTAATATCGTATTTGGCAATACCACCTAAGGAAATATAGTGTTTTTCAAGATCTGAAAGAAATAACATAGAAAAACCACTTGTTGTGTTTGGAGCATTCTTGGCTAATGATAAGCTGTTAAATTCAAAAGAATACAGTAGCTTGTTTGAAAAAGAGTACATAAAACCACCGTTTATTTCAGAGCAAAACGAAACTACACTCACAAAAAGAAGAACAGGAACTATCCACCTTAGCTTTTTTGTCACGCATATCCCTCCTTTAGAGAAAAGATATCTTACTTTACTAATTCATTCTTTAAATCATTAAGTTTTTCTTCATCTGCATAAATACGTATATATGTTTTACCTCCAACTTTAATTTTTATTGGAAATTTTGTCAATGTTGGGACCTCGTAGTATCTAATGCTGAACTTGCCCAAGCTTTCGTATAATTTTGCTAAGGAAGCTTCAGTAATAACTGACTCCGGTCTTAAAGATTTAACCTGACTTGCTAAAAAGAAGTAATCTGTGAATTTGAGGCCACGCTTACCAAGGTACTCTACAACTTCTTCAGCATTCTTGACACCTAATTTTTTTAAGTAGTCTTTTTTTAGTGTAATGTTATATGTGTAAGTTGACTTTATACCAAGCAGTTCGGCGAATAACGTAGTAAATTCCTGCGAATTTGCACTTTGAGCACTAACATTTTTTGAAAAAATGAAAAGATTTATCGGAACATTTACAATATGGACTATTTTTCTTTTACCTTCGACAATAATTAGTTTATTTAATCTTCCAAGATTATTGCTTTTATTATCTGTGTTTTGCTGTTGTAACGAAGCTTCATAACTCAGATAATAAATTGACAAATTGTCCATACTGAATTCTTCTGAATTTCTGATTGATAAAATACGCATGATAAAGTAAAGTACTACAATAAATATCAAAACGGATAGAACGATTATAACCGGTTTTATATAGTTTGCGTCTTTTTTGCCACCTAAGTAAGATCTTTTACCAACTCTTTTCTTAACCCTCACTTTTCTTCCTCCTCCACCAATTTATTCCATGTTTCAAGTGTGTCAGGTAATACATAAAGGTTAAAACTTAAAGCGTATGTAATTTTGTTTTTTATTACTTCCTTAAAAGCTAAATCAATATCAAAAAATGCCAGTTCTCTAAGT encodes:
- a CDS encoding transcriptional repressor, translating into MKLTKNRQRIYETIFNSKVPLSAYDISSLLKNISLTTVYRALDYLQKEGRIKYIVINDFKYYYSTEVHQHFFQCIKCKKLFTLNACFIQPYEQYIEDNMGFKITEHLVFFSGICKNCQREEQK
- a CDS encoding metal ABC transporter substrate-binding protein; the protein is MKSIFLAFLLFGCILVFPKDIVTTLNPYYLITKELVQDKLNVILLIKSAVDPHDYSPTVNDVKILSNASLILANGLELDNRYLKNHKRVIYLGEQIPVTELFEGKASEGKYNPHVWLSLDFLIKYIVPTITESVSKVDSSNKEFYENNARKLISSLREVSRKFDSLLKGCDGTVVVVDHPTFAYLFKRYGIMTLSIEEGHGKQPSIKHIKDIIETAKKNRLLGVFVDPQFDTSTISMIIKELNIKPKRLDSLGFSTKVKSITEFFENIYLVLKEAIQRK
- a CDS encoding metal ABC transporter ATP-binding protein is translated as MDWVIRVKNLSVKLGETNVLNNVSFEVKKGEFTGIIGPNGAGKTTLIKALLKQIPFTGEVKINGKIGYVPQLSTFNREFPLSVYEFVKLPIMKEKNWRQQVDILLRKVGLEGFGEKLVGKLSGGEYQRISLARALINKPDVLILDEPESGIDEMGKARFYDLLNELRVEKGITILMVSHDIGMIFEKCTNIMCLNKTLHCHGPTKEIEPLQVKKIFGEFDIWIRSENHFEIERKQIEKE
- a CDS encoding metal ABC transporter permease — protein: MEFIKDIIQYEFLRVSLVSTILTSAITSFISPIIVYKKMEFIGDGLAHAIFAGVAFAVIFQFNIFFGAILATIVFAFLTYKISQSYKLSESTIIGILLPVFMSIGTVLFSKANKYTSDLLSYLFGNLLMISVNDLYFLIAITIFTIIFITSKTYEISYWISDESMAEFYGINTKKIKLLTLINISFAVVAALKIAGVVVMGAFLVLPGVFAKKNAKSLIHAVYKGLLFNMTCSIVGFIVSYYLNIPPGPSIVLISFTILVLTSLHFGEVIKTS
- the argF gene encoding ornithine carbamoyltransferase, translated to MGVNMKGRSLLSLMDNTPEEIRYLLDIAKQVKAESRAGIRHQRFVGKTLALIFEKRSTRTRLAFETAFAEEGGHPIFLSIQDIQLGAKESVEDTARVLGRMVDAIEFRGFKQETVELLAKYSGVPVYNGLTDLFHPTQVLADLQTIEEEFGKLKGIKMVFMGDGRNNMANSLMVGAAKMGMHYVICSPETLRPEKWLVDECMKFAAESGAKIEFTDNPEEAVKDADVIYTDVWASMGEEDKAAERRKLLQPYQVNEALMKKTGKPETIFMHCLPAVKGEEVTFEVIEGKQSRVWDEAENRKHTIKAVLIATLL